In Gammaproteobacteria bacterium (ex Lamellibrachia satsuma), a single genomic region encodes these proteins:
- a CDS encoding Mut7-C ubiquitin/RNAse domain-containing protein, whose amino-acid sequence MANNCATFRFYEELNDFLPQAQRKREIVYPFHDHPGIKDSIEALGVPHSEVDLIIVNGLSEGFDYPLQDGDRVAIYPMFESLDITPLLRLRPQPLRVVRFVVDVNLGKLARMLRWLGFDTLYRNDYQDREIVDISVNQQRIILTRDRRLLRAKAVTHGYWVREVDSERQIKEILARFDLRRQIIPYARCQECNGLVGAVDKAVVLSQLEPKTIRYYNKFYQCADCGKVYWKGSHYSHMQAKLQRLLEDAKL is encoded by the coding sequence ATGGCCAACAATTGCGCAACGTTTCGCTTTTACGAAGAACTCAACGACTTTCTCCCCCAGGCGCAACGCAAGAGAGAGATCGTTTACCCATTTCACGATCATCCGGGGATCAAAGATTCCATTGAGGCATTGGGCGTTCCTCACAGTGAAGTGGATCTGATTATCGTCAACGGGCTATCGGAAGGGTTTGATTACCCACTACAGGATGGTGATCGCGTAGCCATCTATCCGATGTTTGAGTCCCTTGATATCACCCCTCTGTTGCGACTGCGTCCGCAACCGTTGAGGGTGGTTCGCTTTGTTGTAGATGTTAATCTGGGCAAATTGGCTCGAATGCTTCGCTGGTTGGGATTTGATACTCTCTATCGAAATGACTACCAAGATCGGGAGATAGTCGATATATCAGTCAACCAGCAGCGTATCATCCTCACACGTGATCGGCGATTGCTCCGTGCCAAAGCAGTGACACACGGCTACTGGGTGCGCGAGGTAGATTCGGAGCGTCAGATTAAGGAGATACTCGCGCGCTTCGATCTGCGTCGGCAAATCATACCCTATGCCCGTTGCCAGGAGTGCAATGGCTTGGTCGGCGCTGTCGACAAGGCTGTGGTGCTTTCTCAGCTTGAGCCCAAGACCATCCGCTATTACAACAAATTTTACCAATGTGCAGATTGTGGAAAGGTATATTGGAAAGGGTCACACTATTCGCATATGCAGGCTAAATTACAGCGCCTTCTGGAAGATGCGAAGTTATAA
- a CDS encoding rhodanese-like domain-containing protein, translating into MKRFIDLLNECLPEVEEIYPWDLEDQMEEGLDMLVVDVRELYEFDVMHIEDSINVPRGILESAAEWDYEETEPDLVQARDRYVVVACRSGNRSLLAARTLSLMGFKNVVNLKTGLRGWNDYELPLVDQTYLPVTLEEGDAYLANKVLPEQRRPEE; encoded by the coding sequence ATGAAAAGATTTATCGATCTGTTGAACGAGTGCCTTCCTGAAGTGGAGGAGATATACCCTTGGGATCTGGAAGATCAGATGGAGGAAGGGCTTGATATGCTGGTTGTGGACGTACGTGAACTCTATGAGTTCGACGTGATGCATATCGAGGATTCCATTAATGTTCCCCGTGGAATACTTGAGTCTGCGGCCGAGTGGGATTACGAGGAGACAGAACCGGATCTGGTGCAGGCACGTGACCGTTACGTGGTTGTTGCCTGTCGTTCAGGCAATCGAAGTCTGTTGGCAGCTAGAACGCTTTCCCTTATGGGCTTTAAAAATGTTGTTAACCTGAAGACGGGGCTGCGCGGTTGGAATGACTACGAGTTGCCCCTGGTGGACCAGACCTATCTGCCGGTGACCCTCGAGGAGGGCGATGCCTACCTGGCCAACAAGGTGCTTCCTGAACAACGTCGACCGGAGGAGTAG
- a CDS encoding IS4 family transposase, whose amino-acid sequence MHPSQRVRIHQQKRISAHAANSDSYEFFNLLTAPEFLDKVESLLPDHRERLFPPTETLSMFLAQAMSADRSCQSVVDDAAIKRLMGGLSACSTHTGAYCRARKRLPMEMVSTLARYTGRMMTESTPETWHWRGRPVRLVDGATVALPDTTDNQEAYPQPRSQKPGLGFPLCRFVSIICLASGAVLDTAMGPCRGKGSDEQSLLRSMLDTLEAGDILLGDAFFATYFLLCALQEKGMDGVFEQHGARRRSTDFRRGQRLGQRDHLIELHKPKKKPDWMSREAYDQAPDTLNVRELHIGGKTLVTTLLCSKQTSKTALKTLYHDRWQIELDLRNIKTTLGMEILSCRTPAMAEKEIWIYLLAYNLIRLLMAQAALLADLIPRQLSFKHTLQLWLSWRRGDPGNYDDEKLGRLFILIAQQQVGKRPGRIEPRALKRRAKSFPLLVKPRHAAREEVRINGHPKKLK is encoded by the coding sequence ATGCATCCTAGCCAACGCGTCCGTATACATCAACAAAAACGTATCAGTGCCCACGCTGCAAACAGCGACTCCTATGAGTTCTTCAACCTGCTGACCGCCCCGGAATTCCTGGATAAAGTGGAATCATTACTACCTGACCACCGGGAACGCCTGTTTCCCCCAACTGAGACGCTATCGATGTTTCTGGCACAGGCAATGAGTGCCGATCGCTCTTGTCAGAGCGTGGTAGATGATGCAGCAATCAAACGATTGATGGGGGGACTCTCAGCCTGTAGCACCCATACGGGTGCATACTGCAGGGCACGGAAACGGCTACCAATGGAAATGGTTTCTACATTGGCTCGTTACACTGGACGCATGATGACCGAGTCCACCCCGGAGACTTGGCACTGGCGAGGACGGCCTGTCAGGTTAGTGGATGGGGCAACCGTTGCATTGCCTGATACAACGGACAATCAGGAAGCCTATCCTCAGCCACGTAGTCAAAAACCTGGTTTGGGTTTTCCTCTTTGCCGCTTTGTCAGCATCATTTGCCTTGCCAGTGGTGCAGTACTTGATACAGCCATGGGACCTTGCCGGGGAAAGGGAAGCGATGAGCAGTCATTGCTTAGATCAATGCTGGATACCCTGGAAGCGGGTGACATCCTATTAGGGGATGCCTTTTTCGCAACCTATTTCCTGTTGTGTGCATTGCAGGAAAAAGGCATGGATGGTGTTTTCGAACAACATGGTGCACGGAGACGTAGTACGGATTTTCGCCGTGGTCAGCGACTGGGGCAGCGTGACCACTTGATAGAACTGCATAAGCCAAAGAAAAAGCCCGACTGGATGAGCCGGGAAGCGTACGACCAGGCACCAGACACACTGAACGTGCGGGAGCTGCATATCGGCGGAAAAACTTTAGTGACAACGCTGCTTTGTTCGAAGCAAACAAGCAAAACAGCCCTGAAAACACTCTATCATGATCGCTGGCAGATCGAGTTGGATCTGCGTAACATCAAGACCACCCTGGGTATGGAGATATTGAGTTGTCGCACTCCGGCTATGGCGGAAAAAGAGATCTGGATCTATCTGTTGGCCTATAACCTAATCAGACTTTTGATGGCTCAGGCAGCTCTGTTGGCCGACCTGATACCCCGCCAACTCAGCTTCAAGCACACCTTGCAGTTGTGGCTTTCCTGGAGGCGGGGCGATCCTGGAAATTACGATGATGAAAAACTTGGCCGCTTGTTCATCCTAATTGCACAACAGCAAGTCGGGAAGCGACCAGGACGCATTGAACCGAGGGCACTCAAGCGACGAGCGAAATCCTTTCCTCTACTTGTCAAACCCAGGCATGCAGCGAGGGAGGAAGTCAGGATAAATGGACATCCCAAGAAGCTTAAGTAA
- a CDS encoding PEP-CTERM sorting domain-containing protein: MVCPPLFLFSPSAVPEPSSIALIGLGFLGLGLRKFAKKRKTRG, encoded by the coding sequence GTGGTCTGCCCCCCATTATTCTTATTCAGCCCATCCGCTGTCCCGGAACCTAGCTCGATTGCATTAATAGGACTTGGATTTCTGGGGCTTGGCTTGAGAAAGTTCGCTAAGAAAAGAAAAACAAGGGGTTAG
- a CDS encoding PEP-CTERM sorting domain-containing protein — MTRILKSALTLCFGLVTLATTATNAALLSADWNSVGDELITVDDSGLEWLDLTVTSGMTYNQVSAQLGAGGMFEGFSFASRSLLATLFDSAGGNGFYTGWSAANNGVFDFLAPFWGDLHCRVNGCPVGDGWSRVMTLDSPGPDHQWATLIYDVPGGNSATQDYIDLSQVSVTRDSHGSTMASALYRPSTVPEPSSLALLAIGFASLGFARRKGKSDKEDTGEQYGTDHGFIANYSRNNTQ, encoded by the coding sequence ATGACCCGAATTTTAAAATCAGCCCTTACCCTCTGCTTTGGCTTAGTCACCCTAGCTACCACTGCCACCAACGCCGCGCTGTTAAGCGCCGACTGGAACTCCGTAGGCGACGAACTTATCACCGTTGATGATAGCGGCCTCGAGTGGTTAGACCTCACCGTTACTAGCGGAATGACTTACAATCAAGTGTCGGCACAACTCGGGGCTGGTGGTATGTTCGAGGGGTTTAGTTTCGCAAGCCGCTCTCTCTTGGCGACCCTTTTTGACTCAGCCGGTGGAAATGGCTTTTACACCGGTTGGTCAGCTGCTAATAATGGCGTGTTCGATTTCCTCGCGCCATTTTGGGGAGATTTGCACTGCCGCGTTAACGGCTGCCCAGTGGGAGACGGCTGGTCCCGCGTTATGACGCTAGATAGTCCCGGCCCAGATCACCAGTGGGCGACCCTCATCTACGACGTACCGGGAGGAAACAGCGCTACACAGGATTACATAGACCTCTCCCAGGTGTCTGTTACCCGGGACTCACACGGTAGTACGATGGCTAGCGCACTGTACCGACCATCAACCGTCCCAGAACCCTCATCTCTCGCCTTGCTAGCAATTGGCTTTGCTAGTCTGGGTTTCGCCCGACGTAAAGGAAAAAGTGACAAAGAGGACACGGGAGAACAATATGGGACAGACCACGGTTTTATAGCCAATTACTCAAGGAACAATACTCAATAA
- a CDS encoding PEP-CTERM sorting domain-containing protein — MYALFSPSSVPEPSSIVLMGLGFLGLGLRKFAKK; from the coding sequence ATGTACGCATTATTCAGTCCATCCTCTGTCCCCGAACCTAGCTCGATTGTATTAATGGGACTTGGATTTCTGGGGCTTGGCTTGCGAAAGTTCGCTAAGAAATAG
- a CDS encoding PEP-CTERM sorting domain-containing protein (PEP-CTERM proteins occur, often in large numbers, in the proteomes of bacteria that also encode an exosortase, a predicted intramembrane cysteine proteinase. The presence of a PEP-CTERM domain at a protein's C-terminus predicts cleavage within the sorting domain, followed by covalent anchoring to some some component of the (usually Gram-negative) cell surface. Many PEP-CTERM proteins exhibit an unusual sequence composition that includes large numbers of potential glycosylation sites. Expression of one such protein has been shown restore the ability of a bacterium to form floc, a type of biofilm.) yields the protein MNVLKNTVSGLYCNGSALLTLILASACQCLFLTQHANAIAVDYTDVTVSIDRAWSSDSYDALPQQGGVLWGESDLYPELFLHGNGTAGTFVLDDNSVEGDEVPNDWTFSERMYFSDIRNINDLAKLRSYWIGVALWDEDGDGDGDPVPLADYRYNWSLNLDLVDRDIDEIWETFHNEFGWYYEPPLGEPFELLSYEPYTYDTNGDEIRVPSGGVELEITANPIPFDMDLEYSYSLTGDPDNPVRYTLDVTNWSPFPIGSLRLHKGYWRKNEWHEWFEATELIGEIQFWDEPISTTVVEPFVGWGQAYTAEFESATSPWAEWSFRVEALWAFSYPNPRNYSSPRWKHLYLPEPTTFVLLGIGLAGLGVTRCKWKA from the coding sequence GTGAATGTGCTGAAGAACACAGTATCCGGTCTTTATTGCAATGGAAGCGCATTACTAACTCTTATCCTTGCGTCGGCGTGTCAGTGTTTGTTCTTAACTCAACATGCAAACGCAATTGCCGTTGACTACACCGATGTTACTGTTTCAATCGACAGGGCGTGGAGTAGTGACTCATATGATGCCTTACCGCAACAAGGCGGGGTTTTATGGGGTGAAAGCGATCTTTACCCAGAATTATTCCTGCATGGGAATGGCACCGCTGGTACATTTGTATTGGATGATAACAGCGTGGAGGGGGACGAGGTACCAAATGACTGGACCTTTTCCGAGAGAATGTATTTCTCCGATATAAGGAACATCAATGACTTGGCGAAATTGCGTAGTTATTGGATAGGTGTTGCGCTTTGGGATGAAGATGGTGATGGTGATGGTGATCCTGTGCCGTTGGCAGATTATCGTTATAATTGGAGTTTAAATCTTGATCTCGTAGATCGCGACATTGATGAGATATGGGAGACGTTTCATAATGAATTCGGCTGGTATTACGAGCCACCGCTAGGGGAGCCATTCGAACTGCTCAGCTATGAACCTTATACATATGACACGAATGGAGATGAAATAAGAGTTCCGTCAGGAGGGGTTGAGTTGGAAATTACGGCAAATCCAATCCCCTTTGATATGGATCTAGAGTACTCGTACAGCCTTACCGGTGACCCTGACAATCCTGTCCGGTACACACTAGATGTGACCAATTGGTCACCGTTTCCAATCGGAAGTTTGAGGCTTCATAAAGGCTACTGGAGAAAGAATGAGTGGCATGAGTGGTTTGAAGCGACGGAGCTAATAGGAGAGATCCAGTTCTGGGATGAGCCAATATCCACGACGGTAGTCGAACCGTTTGTTGGGTGGGGGCAAGCGTATACTGCGGAGTTTGAAAGCGCGACATCACCTTGGGCGGAGTGGTCGTTTAGGGTTGAAGCCCTATGGGCTTTCTCCTATCCGAACCCTAGGAATTATTCGAGTCCCCGTTGGAAACACTTATATCTTCCTGAGCCAACAACCTTTGTTTTATTAGGTATCGGCCTTGCTGGGCTAGGCGTGACGCGATGTAAGTGGAAAGCATAG
- a CDS encoding IS701 family transposase yields the protein MQAQRKNMERMEEVVAGADDQRLQHMLTESPWDHRAVLDQVALEADQWLGGTADTCLLLDESGLAKKGKHSVGVKRQWNGRQGKVDNCQVGVFAALGKGHLSTLIDERLYLPKEWVSNPARCRKAGIPEVERKHQSKSELALEMVRHQRTLGLRFAWVGADGGYGKDPAFLRGLEAMGETFVVDIHKDQQVYLEDPQPFIPESTTTRGRRRSRLQAQAARLRVDQWLNEQRDSEWQQVVLRDSSKGKLRVEILHHRVWLWDGKEAQAHQWHLIVRREVNSPETIKYTLSNAPEETPSHCLAKMQAQRFWVERSFQDGKSESGLADYQARKWKSWHHHMALVMMAMLFMLEERIVQKDDHPLLSCSDIESLLRAFLPRRDIERDEILRQMTKRHRKRQAAIDSQYRKQTLEQSVAG from the coding sequence ATGCAAGCGCAGAGAAAGAACATGGAACGCATGGAAGAGGTGGTTGCAGGCGCAGATGATCAGCGTCTCCAGCATATGCTCACCGAGTCCCCGTGGGATCATCGTGCGGTGTTAGACCAAGTGGCGCTGGAAGCCGATCAATGGCTGGGTGGAACCGCGGATACCTGTCTGTTGCTCGATGAGAGTGGCCTTGCCAAGAAGGGTAAACATTCAGTGGGGGTTAAACGCCAATGGAATGGCCGCCAGGGCAAGGTGGATAACTGCCAGGTTGGTGTATTCGCAGCACTGGGTAAAGGGCACTTGTCCACGCTGATAGATGAACGTCTCTATCTACCCAAAGAGTGGGTATCGAACCCGGCTCGCTGTCGCAAGGCGGGTATCCCGGAAGTTGAACGGAAACATCAAAGCAAGTCAGAGTTGGCGCTGGAGATGGTGCGTCATCAGAGGACGCTTGGCCTGCGTTTTGCCTGGGTGGGTGCAGATGGGGGATACGGGAAGGATCCGGCTTTTCTGAGGGGTTTGGAGGCGATGGGTGAAACCTTTGTGGTGGACATCCACAAAGACCAACAGGTCTACCTGGAAGATCCACAGCCGTTCATACCGGAGAGCACGACAACGCGCGGTCGTCGTCGAAGTCGTCTGCAAGCCCAGGCAGCCCGTCTGCGCGTTGACCAGTGGCTCAATGAGCAACGGGACAGCGAGTGGCAGCAAGTGGTATTACGGGATAGCAGCAAGGGCAAACTGCGCGTCGAGATCCTGCATCATCGGGTTTGGCTTTGGGATGGAAAAGAAGCCCAGGCACATCAATGGCACCTGATTGTACGACGAGAGGTCAATTCACCGGAGACGATTAAATACACCTTGTCGAATGCACCGGAAGAAACGCCATCCCATTGTCTTGCAAAGATGCAGGCGCAGCGGTTCTGGGTTGAGCGTTCGTTCCAGGATGGTAAGAGTGAATCAGGTCTTGCTGATTATCAGGCCCGTAAATGGAAATCCTGGCATCACCATATGGCCTTGGTCATGATGGCGATGTTATTCATGCTCGAAGAGCGAATTGTGCAAAAAGATGATCACCCCTTACTCAGTTGTTCAGACATCGAATCGCTATTGCGTGCCTTCCTGCCACGGCGAGATATTGAACGCGATGAAATACTACGGCAAATGACGAAACGGCATCGTAAACGACAAGCGGCTATCGACTCCCAATATCGAAAACAGACGCTGGAACAGTCGGTTGCCGGGTGA
- a CDS encoding IS3 family transposase (programmed frameshift) produces MKERKKYSKEFKLDAVSLVLEQEYTRREAANSLGINAQMLGRWVKEHQAEDGQAFRGNGKLSSEQEEIRKLKAQVKRLEMEKEILKKGNGILCSRNEVKYSFITQHKNAYPISLQCQVLGVSRNGYYQYQRGLGNRPDRIHQEMLEWVEDIAKSSDYTYGSRRMKKALNVLGYPVSRNKARKLMREANVQARQRRKYKVTTNSNHQQSVFNNLLKREFAVAQPDHVYAADVTYVWTQEGWLYLAVVIDLYSRKVVGWSMSSRMKAKLVCDALQMAIWRRRPKGGLIHHSDRGSQYASKAFRRLLKAHDINGSMSRKGDCWDNAVVESFFGSLKQERVHWRSYQTRYEAQQDILEYISMFYNSTRLHSYLDYMSPNDFEQQMMAQKKAA; encoded by the exons ATGAAAGAACGAAAGAAATATTCGAAGGAATTCAAGCTAGACGCGGTCAGTCTGGTTCTTGAGCAGGAATATACTCGAAGGGAAGCAGCAAACAGTCTGGGCATCAATGCCCAAATGCTGGGGCGCTGGGTGAAAGAACATCAGGCAGAAGATGGGCAGGCATTTCGAGGCAATGGCAAGTTGAGTTCTGAACAGGAAGAAATCAGGAAGCTCAAGGCTCAGGTTAAACGCCTTGAGATGGAGAAAGAAATCTTAAAAAAAG GCAACGGTATTCTTTGCAGCAGAAACGAAGTGAAATATTCGTTCATCACCCAGCATAAGAATGCCTATCCAATCAGCTTGCAATGTCAGGTTTTGGGTGTGAGTCGTAATGGTTACTACCAGTATCAAAGGGGCTTGGGTAACAGGCCAGACCGAATACATCAGGAGATGCTGGAGTGGGTTGAGGATATCGCCAAGAGTTCAGACTACACTTATGGCAGTCGCAGAATGAAAAAAGCCTTGAATGTCCTGGGCTATCCGGTGAGTCGGAATAAGGCAAGGAAGTTAATGCGTGAAGCCAATGTACAGGCGCGTCAGCGCAGGAAATATAAGGTTACGACAAACAGTAACCACCAGCAGTCGGTTTTTAACAACCTGCTCAAGCGAGAGTTTGCTGTGGCCCAGCCCGATCATGTCTATGCGGCGGACGTGACTTATGTATGGACCCAGGAAGGCTGGTTATACCTGGCGGTAGTGATAGACCTGTATTCACGTAAAGTGGTCGGCTGGAGCATGAGTTCCCGGATGAAGGCAAAGCTGGTCTGTGATGCATTGCAAATGGCGATCTGGCGACGTCGACCGAAGGGCGGATTGATTCACCACTCAGATCGTGGTTCTCAATATGCCAGCAAGGCTTTTCGGCGGTTACTCAAAGCCCATGATATCAATGGCAGTATGAGCAGGAAGGGTGACTGCTGGGATAATGCTGTAGTGGAAAGCTTCTTTGGCAGCCTCAAGCAGGAACGGGTGCATTGGAGAAGCTACCAGACACGTTACGAAGCCCAGCAGGACATATTGGAATATATTTCCATGTTTTATAATAGTACGCGGCTGCATTCATACCTGGATTATATGAGTCCGAATGATTTTGAGCAGCAAATGATGGCGCAGAAAAAAGCGGCTTAA
- a CDS encoding tetratricopeptide repeat protein, which produces MKHDVTVVSCLLAMTLICGSPCAEAKSAEIIHKCDEFAAHPDDSGKWAAGVSEDDLAPGPAILFCNKALKEYPETARFEFQLGRALLKKGEIDGAIAALTGAAEDNYAPAYAYLAEIYRFGLLGEEDVDTAETYYDLAIAG; this is translated from the coding sequence ATGAAGCATGACGTTACGGTTGTATCTTGTCTTCTAGCTATGACTCTCATCTGTGGCTCTCCCTGCGCTGAAGCTAAATCCGCTGAGATAATTCATAAGTGTGACGAATTTGCAGCTCACCCAGATGATTCTGGTAAGTGGGCAGCAGGTGTTTCCGAGGATGATCTGGCTCCTGGTCCCGCTATTCTGTTTTGCAATAAGGCTCTCAAGGAGTATCCAGAAACCGCTCGCTTTGAATTCCAGCTTGGTCGTGCATTACTGAAGAAAGGAGAGATTGATGGAGCTATTGCCGCTTTAACAGGTGCAGCGGAAGATAATTATGCGCCAGCTTATGCCTATTTAGCGGAAATATATCGCTTTGGATTGTTGGGTGAAGAGGATGTTGATACTGCTGAGACATACTATGACTTGGCTATTGCAGGGTGA
- a CDS encoding YbaK/EbsC family protein translates to MGIAITLREFLESHDTDYEVIDHQRTHSTLWTSEAAHIPGDKMAKSVLLGDDESYLMVVIPASHRLELRELSNMTGRDLELIDEQELTEAFADCEPGAVPPVGKPYGIETLVEKCLVDQTDVFFETGDHTKVIHVSGSQFRSLMDDAQPARLSNHL, encoded by the coding sequence GTGGGCATAGCGATTACATTGAGAGAGTTTCTGGAGAGTCACGATACCGATTACGAGGTTATTGATCATCAGCGGACTCATTCGACTTTGTGGACGTCCGAAGCAGCACACATTCCGGGTGACAAGATGGCAAAGTCGGTACTGCTGGGCGATGATGAAAGTTATCTGATGGTGGTCATCCCTGCTTCTCACAGGTTGGAGCTTAGGGAATTGAGTAATATGACTGGCCGGGATCTGGAGCTCATCGACGAGCAGGAGTTGACCGAGGCTTTTGCCGACTGTGAGCCGGGGGCCGTACCACCTGTAGGCAAACCCTACGGTATCGAGACTTTGGTGGAGAAGTGCCTGGTTGATCAGACAGATGTCTTTTTTGAGACGGGTGACCATACAAAGGTCATCCATGTCAGCGGTTCCCAGTTCCGTTCCCTGATGGATGATGCACAGCCCGCCAGGCTTAGCAATCACTTGTAA
- a CDS encoding class I SAM-dependent methyltransferase — protein sequence MVKKPNKKSKKRSTMAEQADRHHLYELSVQCAESEIDFVDDAYKKLRGRRAKLLREDFCGTANVCSEWVRRRKTNRAVGVDLDKEVLDWGKTHQIGQLKASKAKRIELILDNVLTVQTEAPDIISAMNFSYWLFKERDQLKGYFKQVHKQLAEGGILFMDAYGGYDSFRDIVEEREIEDGDSSFTYIWEQEKYDPISGTLICHIHFDFPDDSRLEKAFSYNWRLWTLPEIRELLDDAGFSKVTFYWQGFDEEGEADGIFEPAEEGEADAGWIAYITAEK from the coding sequence ATGGTCAAAAAACCGAACAAAAAAAGTAAAAAAAGGTCGACGATGGCTGAGCAGGCTGATCGTCACCATCTCTACGAGCTTTCCGTCCAGTGTGCTGAGTCCGAGATCGATTTTGTCGATGACGCATATAAGAAACTCCGCGGACGCCGGGCAAAACTGCTGCGCGAGGACTTCTGCGGTACCGCAAACGTCTGTAGTGAATGGGTGCGCCGCCGCAAAACCAACCGCGCCGTCGGCGTCGATCTGGACAAAGAGGTGCTGGACTGGGGTAAAACGCACCAGATTGGCCAGCTCAAAGCCTCCAAAGCCAAACGGATCGAGCTGATTCTGGATAATGTGTTAACCGTGCAAACAGAAGCGCCAGACATCATCTCGGCGATGAACTTCAGCTATTGGCTTTTCAAGGAGCGCGACCAACTGAAGGGTTACTTTAAGCAGGTACACAAGCAACTGGCTGAGGGAGGCATCCTCTTCATGGACGCCTATGGAGGTTACGATTCTTTCCGCGACATCGTTGAAGAGCGGGAGATCGAGGACGGGGACAGCAGCTTCACCTATATCTGGGAGCAGGAAAAATACGATCCCATCAGCGGCACCCTGATCTGCCACATCCATTTCGATTTTCCGGATGATTCGCGTCTGGAAAAGGCCTTCAGCTACAACTGGCGCCTCTGGACGCTGCCGGAGATCCGGGAACTGCTCGATGACGCAGGTTTCAGCAAAGTGACCTTCTATTGGCAGGGCTTCGATGAAGAGGGTGAAGCGGATGGCATTTTCGAACCTGCTGAAGAGGGCGAAGCCGACGCTGGCTGGATCGCCTACATTACGGCCGAAAAATAG
- a CDS encoding SGNH/GDSL hydrolase family protein codes for MRRYGLWSLLFLLVLLWPLTTFASRFSDLYVFGDSLSDQGNVATITGGLIPPPEYTDGINSGRFTNGLNYVDYFSDRLGLPTGSSVLGGNNYAYGGARSFTHPLGAFGALSLNEQKDLYLGGLGMTPADADALFIVWSGSNDMSDILDQALVNPLYDPTADITIAVGGIAQVVGELAAIGAKDFLIPNVPDLGLVPLVTGGGAPVAGASFLTNLFNNALDAALLAAVAPFADVNLMRMDTFGLLNQVYDDPASFGFTNATDACYSEFVLAGGTACANPDEYLSWDGFHPTSATHQILAAQMHEVVPEPAALGLMLIGLLGVAIGRFRIAWVHS; via the coding sequence ATGAGAAGATATGGACTTTGGAGTCTATTGTTTTTACTGGTGTTGCTATGGCCCCTGACGACCTTTGCCAGCCGCTTCAGCGACCTCTATGTGTTTGGTGACAGCCTGTCGGATCAGGGTAACGTCGCCACAATTACCGGCGGATTGATACCACCACCGGAATACACTGACGGAATCAACAGTGGACGCTTCACCAACGGACTGAACTACGTCGATTATTTTTCTGACCGACTGGGTCTTCCCACTGGTAGCTCAGTGTTGGGCGGCAACAACTACGCCTATGGCGGTGCACGCAGCTTTACCCATCCACTCGGTGCCTTCGGTGCACTGAGCCTCAATGAACAGAAGGATCTCTACCTGGGCGGGCTGGGCATGACACCGGCGGATGCCGATGCTCTCTTTATCGTCTGGTCCGGATCCAATGACATGAGTGACATCCTGGACCAGGCGTTGGTAAATCCCTTATACGATCCCACTGCCGATATAACCATTGCAGTTGGCGGAATCGCTCAGGTGGTGGGGGAACTCGCCGCCATCGGAGCAAAAGATTTCCTCATACCCAACGTCCCCGACTTGGGTTTGGTGCCTCTCGTAACCGGTGGCGGAGCGCCGGTGGCGGGTGCGTCTTTTCTGACCAATCTCTTCAATAACGCCCTCGATGCCGCCCTGCTGGCTGCTGTCGCTCCCTTTGCAGACGTTAACTTGATGCGTATGGATACCTTTGGACTGCTCAACCAGGTCTATGACGATCCTGCTTCGTTTGGTTTCACCAATGCCACAGATGCCTGTTACAGCGAGTTTGTTTTAGCCGGAGGAACCGCCTGTGCCAATCCGGATGAGTATCTTTCATGGGACGGCTTTCATCCCACGTCGGCCACTCACCAGATTCTTGCTGCTCAAATGCACGAAGTGGTGCCTGAGCCCGCGGCACTGGGGCTAATGCTTATTGGACTGCTGGGCGTGGCGATAGGACGCTTCCGCATCGCCTGGGTCCATTCCTGA